In a single window of the Necator americanus strain Aroian chromosome X, whole genome shotgun sequence genome:
- a CDS encoding hypothetical protein (NECATOR_CHRX.G26571.T1), translating into MSITQEQLRAIIFYEWRGGIGATEAARDINSRLNDGTAAIRTVQRWFARIVNGGTDFKDNSRSGRTYTVEDSVILDAVENYWEINSRSLATRFGCSCSTVVCRLQAFGYRKVLARWIPLEILSIDSSSSIERSFSEIFLLEIRIGSSTTLKRTVLCGFLEEKTR; encoded by the coding sequence ATGTCAATTACACAAGAGCAACTTCGAGCTatcatcttctatgaatgGCGAGGCGGCATTGGAGCAACGGAAGCAGCCCGCGACATCAACAGCAGATTGAACGACGGCACCGCTGCCATCAGGACTGTCCAGCGGTGGTTCGCTCGCATCGTGAACGGAGGCACCGACTTCAAAGACAATTCCCGGTCGGGACGCACCTACACTGTCGAAGACTCCGTCATTCTCGACGCTGTCGAAAACTATTGGGAGATCAACAGCCGCAGTCTTGCGACGAGATTCGGGTGTAGCTGTTCAACAGTCGTTTGTCGCCTACAGGCTTTCGGTTATAGAAAAGTACTAGCTCGATGGATTCCTCTTGAAATTCTCTCGATTGATTCCTCTTCCTCTATTGAAAGAAGTTTCTCGGAGATCTTCTTACTGGAGATAAGAATTGGGTCCTCTACGACTCTAAAGCGCACCGTGCTGTGTGGCTTTCTCGAGGAAAAGACGCGCTGA
- a CDS encoding hypothetical protein (NECATOR_CHRX.G26569.T3) has protein sequence MSIEGVLRAVRRSMASNDDDWSDRLSHLITSNMLVTAAGIVSYKMFSDGPLECMPPSFFPKSWSRKTNNGNFNLAIFYLIAIDWYLLSVYSPRVVDEQI, from the exons ATGTCCATCGAGGGAGTTTTGCGAGCAGTACGACGATCTATGGCGAGCAATGATGACGACTGGTCCGATCGACTGTCGCACCTCATCACCAGCAACATGCTGGTCACAGCAGCCGGAATCGTCTCGTATAAGATGTTCTCCGACGGACCGCTAGAGTGCATGCCACCCAGCTTCTTCCCGAAGTCTTGGTCAAGG AAGACAAACAACGGAAATTTCAACCTAGcgatattttatttgattgctATTGATTGGTATCTGTTGTCTGTCTACAGTCCACGAGTGGTAGATGAgcaaatttaa
- a CDS encoding hypothetical protein (NECATOR_CHRX.G26570.T1), translating into MTPFGAKTLNEGSSLVRTTAFRSEGDDFHEEMRGEFSSENTGEHTYMWDFCFYLFEPLLHHPDAITLTFNRVEKE; encoded by the coding sequence ATGACTCCTTTCGGTGCGAAAACCCTTAACGAAGGTTCTTCGCTCGTCCGCACAACTGCATTTCGAAGCGAAGGTGACGATTTCCATGAAGAAATGCGTGGAGAGTTTTCAAGCGAGAACACAGGAGAGCACACTTACATGTGGGATTTCTGCTTCTATCTTTTTGAGCCACTGCTCCACCATCCAGATGCCATCACGTTGACGTTCAACCGAGTTGAGAAGGAGTAA